One window of Salegentibacter sp. Hel_I_6 genomic DNA carries:
- a CDS encoding IS256 family transposase, translating to MKKEDLFNDEFLKQFKSGDELNGFLKQLQKRGIEKMLEGELDGHLGYDKSQKSDNPNTRNGFGQKKVRTSFGESQIQVPRDRNASFNPMIVPKRGNMVDGIENVIVSLYAKGMSNSDIEEQIREVYNFEVSTSTISRITEKVTEDIVAWQNRPLEPVYLIVWMDGIVFKVRENSKVINKTIYIAVGLRRDGKKEVLGLWLGKNESAAFWMSVLTDIKSRGTEDILITATDNLNGFTDTIRNVFPESKTQICVVHQIRNACRYVVWKDKKAFTADMKHIYNAPNQQAAKAALNDFAELWESKYSYAIKSWRDNWEDLTVFFEFPLEIRKIIYTTNLIENLNGKIRKYTKNKLSFPTDEAVMKSVYLATREATKKWSMPIRNWGIILNQFLTIYEKRVRL from the coding sequence ATGAAAAAAGAGGATTTATTTAACGATGAATTTTTAAAGCAGTTCAAAAGTGGAGATGAGCTCAATGGCTTTTTAAAACAACTGCAGAAACGTGGCATTGAAAAAATGCTGGAAGGCGAATTGGATGGTCATTTAGGCTATGACAAGAGCCAAAAGTCCGATAATCCCAATACCCGCAATGGTTTTGGCCAGAAAAAGGTACGCACTTCTTTCGGGGAATCCCAGATCCAGGTCCCCCGAGACCGAAATGCTTCCTTTAATCCGATGATTGTTCCCAAACGGGGCAATATGGTTGATGGTATTGAAAATGTTATCGTATCGCTCTATGCCAAAGGAATGAGCAATAGCGATATCGAAGAACAAATCAGAGAAGTTTATAATTTTGAAGTTTCCACTTCTACCATCTCCAGGATTACCGAGAAGGTCACCGAGGATATCGTGGCCTGGCAGAACCGTCCTTTAGAACCCGTATATCTTATTGTTTGGATGGATGGGATCGTCTTTAAAGTCCGTGAGAACTCCAAGGTGATCAACAAGACAATATACATAGCAGTAGGACTTCGCAGAGATGGGAAGAAAGAAGTATTGGGACTTTGGCTGGGTAAAAATGAATCTGCAGCCTTTTGGATGAGTGTCCTTACCGATATAAAATCTAGGGGAACCGAAGATATCCTTATCACGGCTACTGATAACTTAAACGGGTTTACCGATACCATCAGGAACGTGTTCCCTGAATCCAAAACCCAAATCTGCGTAGTGCATCAAATACGCAACGCCTGCAGGTATGTGGTATGGAAGGACAAAAAAGCCTTTACAGCAGATATGAAGCATATCTACAATGCACCTAACCAGCAAGCTGCTAAAGCTGCCCTGAATGATTTTGCAGAGCTATGGGAAAGTAAATATTCTTATGCTATTAAGAGCTGGAGGGACAACTGGGAAGACCTTACGGTATTCTTTGAGTTCCCCCTGGAAATAAGAAAGATCATTTATACAACGAACCTTATCGAGAACCTCAATGGAAAAATCAGGAAGTACACCAAAAATAAACTGTCTTTCCCTACAGATGAGGCAGTGATGAAATCCGTATATTTGGCTACAAGGGAAGCCACTAAAAAATGGTCAATGCCTATCAGGAACTGGGGCATTATCTTAAATCAGTTCCTTACGATCTATGAAAAAAGGGTCAGACTTTAA
- a CDS encoding response regulator transcription factor translates to MKIFKISSFIILSIVLLSMKGFSKPLDSSEPFLQKQKKSIAQEEKQALEDTLRHFEDSILKGKTKVEYRVWGTNAEKAWLDYRLFESNLRADYDVENYLAETKAYLKDSTQILIVKLKGLETLEKKGLLVKDIIQNEKYYLALLDEFEQSELPHQTYLYFENKIRKVSLEQANEKYQTSLVLNFVGLIAIGGLTFGYFKNKKEKPSYSSLSNQEIKVKILIQQGKTNKEIAEALFISLSTVKTHTSNIYSKLGVKNRKELQANS, encoded by the coding sequence ATGAAGATTTTCAAGATTTCATCATTTATAATTTTATCCATCGTACTTCTAAGTATGAAAGGATTCAGCAAACCGTTAGATAGTTCTGAGCCTTTTCTTCAAAAACAAAAAAAATCGATAGCTCAGGAAGAAAAACAAGCCCTAGAAGATACCCTTCGGCATTTTGAAGATTCTATACTTAAAGGCAAAACAAAAGTTGAATACAGAGTTTGGGGTACTAATGCCGAAAAAGCCTGGCTGGATTACCGCCTTTTTGAGAGCAATTTGAGGGCAGATTACGATGTCGAAAACTATTTAGCCGAAACTAAAGCCTATCTGAAAGATTCCACACAAATATTAATCGTTAAACTGAAAGGTCTTGAAACATTAGAAAAGAAAGGGCTTCTGGTAAAAGATATTATTCAAAATGAAAAGTATTATTTAGCCTTACTCGATGAATTTGAACAAAGTGAACTACCACACCAAACTTATTTATATTTCGAAAATAAAATAAGGAAAGTAAGCCTTGAACAGGCCAATGAAAAATATCAAACAAGCCTTGTTCTAAATTTTGTTGGTTTAATAGCTATAGGTGGATTGACCTTTGGTTATTTCAAAAATAAAAAGGAAAAGCCTTCATACTCATCTTTGAGCAATCAGGAAATAAAGGTGAAAATCCTGATACAGCAAGGAAAAACCAATAAAGAAATTGCCGAAGCACTTTTTATAAGTCTAAGTACCGTAAAAACGCATACTTCCAATATCTATAGTAAGTTAGGGGTTAAAAATCGAAAGGAACTACAGGCCAATTCTTAA
- the lepB gene encoding signal peptidase I: protein MTFSQWFLLFVGIQVIHFLGTFKLYIKAGRKPWEAAVPIYNAVVLMKIINRPWWWTILLFIPIVNLIMFSVLWVETVRSFGKHSKFDTWLAILTFGFYIYYLNYFLDVSYIKDRSLKPRTSVGEWVSSILFAIIAATIIHTYFIQPYTIPSSSLEKTLLVGDFLLVSKINYGARIPMTTIAAPMVHDTIPGLGKSYLFNDEKEEKNSSWINKFQFPYLRFPGFEKIERNDLVVFNQPADTLLDMNDFNPDRNYYKPVDKKTNLVKRAVGLPGDTLEIKEGYIYIDGNRTVLPDRAKPQYNFFINTQGQAIDQNLLNKRYGAREGLKYPTGKFALNKDGGYLLTLTDAEADLIRKNPVVKDVKKLLSKQEEAQRVFPYIDTLSWNNDNYGPIYIPKKGSTVKLNKSTLPFYKRIISEYEDNQIHIKNNEIFINGLQTDDYTFKQDYYWMMGDNRQNSLDARKWGYVPFDHVVGKPVFIWLSLNNMEEGLNKIRWDRMFTTVGGEGKPRSYLVYFIILLLIIFGIQKVLKIKRN from the coding sequence ATGACATTTTCCCAATGGTTTCTACTTTTCGTAGGAATTCAAGTAATACATTTCTTAGGTACTTTTAAACTTTATATAAAAGCAGGAAGAAAACCCTGGGAAGCAGCAGTTCCTATTTATAACGCTGTGGTTTTAATGAAAATTATAAACCGGCCTTGGTGGTGGACAATATTACTATTTATTCCAATTGTAAATCTTATAATGTTCTCGGTCCTTTGGGTGGAAACTGTTAGAAGTTTTGGAAAACATTCAAAATTCGATACCTGGTTAGCAATATTGACCTTTGGGTTTTATATTTATTATCTCAATTATTTCTTGGATGTTTCCTATATAAAAGATAGAAGCCTTAAACCAAGAACTTCTGTTGGCGAATGGGTTAGTTCTATTCTATTCGCAATTATTGCGGCCACAATTATACATACCTACTTTATACAGCCTTATACCATCCCATCTTCATCCTTAGAAAAAACCTTATTAGTAGGTGATTTTTTATTGGTTAGTAAGATTAATTATGGAGCAAGGATACCTATGACTACTATTGCGGCTCCAATGGTTCATGATACTATCCCTGGCTTAGGTAAATCGTACCTTTTTAATGATGAGAAAGAGGAAAAGAATTCCTCCTGGATCAATAAATTTCAATTCCCATATTTAAGATTTCCCGGTTTTGAAAAAATTGAAAGAAATGATTTAGTAGTTTTCAACCAGCCAGCGGATACACTCTTGGATATGAATGATTTTAATCCAGATCGTAATTATTATAAGCCTGTCGATAAAAAAACCAATCTGGTAAAAAGGGCTGTTGGTTTACCTGGGGACACTTTAGAAATCAAGGAGGGATATATTTATATAGATGGAAATCGCACAGTTTTACCGGATCGAGCAAAACCTCAATATAACTTTTTTATAAATACTCAAGGACAAGCAATAGATCAAAACTTACTGAACAAAAGATATGGAGCTCGGGAAGGTTTGAAATATCCAACTGGAAAATTCGCCTTAAATAAAGATGGAGGTTATTTGTTAACGCTTACCGATGCTGAAGCAGATTTAATCAGAAAAAACCCTGTGGTTAAAGACGTTAAAAAGTTATTGAGTAAGCAGGAAGAAGCTCAAAGGGTTTTTCCATATATAGACACATTATCTTGGAATAACGATAATTATGGACCTATTTATATTCCAAAGAAAGGTTCGACAGTTAAATTAAATAAAAGCACCTTACCTTTTTATAAAAGAATCATTAGCGAATATGAGGACAACCAGATACATATAAAAAACAATGAAATATTTATAAATGGCTTACAAACTGATGATTATACATTTAAACAGGATTATTACTGGATGATGGGTGATAACCGTCAGAATTCATTAGATGCCCGGAAATGGGGGTATGTACCATTTGATCATGTAGTTGGGAAGCCTGTATTTATCTGGCTAAGCTTAAATAATATGGAAGAAGGATTGAATAAAATACGATGGGATAGGATGTTTACAACTGTTGGAGGTGAAGGGAAACCACGTTCATATTTAGTATATTTTATTATCCTTCTATTAATAATTTTTGGAATTCAAAAAGTTTTAAAAATTAAACGTAATTAA
- a CDS encoding outer membrane beta-barrel family protein: MKKLAIIICLISTFSGFSQNIFTLSGNVENEQDEKVSLGQVYLLNEQEQLIDFSVVENGDFSLDAESGKYLLKVEVLNYEIFEKIIDLDEDQRLDIKLKSLPDNLDEVQITAKRKTLIYKNGNININVENSVFETLPQAKDVLAKLPKVQISPDGENVSILGQGTPLIYLGNQQIQFQELNSIPVTNIKNIEIINNPGAQYEADGRNVIIVHLKDQRGNGFNVSLAETASFKRRFNNYASTALNYRKDKFALTANFEYNRLHHWESNQSEFTLLDEDIYSSYNVVTSAPRPQIVSGLNVSYDLDEDIKLSTSINFRTHSEDFPIETETFLKYGFTSTDILTLTQNNGERNYLTSQLNFSKSFSENQNLFLGGQYSWYGQDLQTEIYNSINQQEYQFSGLRDQDFGVKRGSMRVDYENKTSSIFNIALGANLALAKANAFTYINSETKNYGYEESIYASYADLSGNFKNWDYRMGLRIEESQVKGNYEQEQNLVIDRNNLNWLPSIQLNYTLENENTLSLNYKRSLQRPNYSNASSIRAYLNPFLEFSGNINLRPTYTDEVSLNYQWKNLSFEVGYYTEKDPVYYSVDFNEEMERLIMSPNNLEGENGMYLELAAPITYKFLTSTNTLLLAYSETMDAAGIQAFEAKPFLYYYSHNEFDIIPKTQFAINFWGQTTRYEGIYKRNSMFVLGASFSRTFFEKLQVSLNFNDIFQQMNYGETYQINHIYTNSLFFADGQEIAIGLKYSFGKNIKDAPLQKNVDEELDRIK, from the coding sequence ATGAAAAAATTAGCTATTATTATTTGTTTGATCAGCACATTCTCTGGCTTTAGTCAAAATATATTTACATTATCGGGAAATGTGGAAAATGAACAGGATGAAAAAGTTTCCCTGGGACAGGTCTATTTATTAAACGAACAAGAACAACTTATCGATTTCAGTGTAGTCGAGAATGGGGATTTTTCTTTGGATGCTGAAAGCGGCAAATATCTGCTAAAAGTTGAAGTACTCAATTATGAAATTTTTGAAAAAATTATTGATTTGGATGAAGATCAACGGCTTGACATTAAATTGAAAAGTCTTCCGGATAATCTGGATGAAGTACAAATAACGGCTAAGCGAAAAACCTTAATTTATAAAAATGGAAACATCAATATAAATGTTGAAAATTCTGTTTTTGAAACACTGCCACAAGCAAAAGATGTTCTCGCGAAACTTCCTAAAGTTCAGATCAGTCCAGATGGCGAAAATGTGAGCATATTAGGACAGGGAACTCCGTTAATTTATCTCGGAAATCAACAAATTCAATTTCAAGAATTGAATTCTATTCCAGTGACTAATATTAAGAATATCGAGATTATAAATAATCCCGGTGCGCAATATGAAGCCGACGGAAGAAATGTGATCATAGTTCACCTGAAAGATCAGCGCGGAAACGGATTTAATGTAAGTTTAGCTGAAACAGCATCTTTTAAAAGAAGGTTTAATAATTATGCTTCAACCGCATTAAATTATAGAAAAGATAAATTTGCTCTTACTGCTAATTTTGAATATAACCGGTTACATCATTGGGAAAGTAATCAATCAGAATTTACGCTTTTGGATGAGGATATTTATTCCAGCTATAATGTGGTTACATCTGCACCAAGACCGCAAATCGTTTCCGGGCTTAACGTATCCTATGATCTTGATGAAGACATCAAACTATCAACAAGCATCAACTTCAGGACGCATAGTGAGGATTTCCCCATTGAAACAGAAACGTTTTTAAAATACGGTTTTACAAGTACAGATATACTTACACTTACCCAAAATAATGGCGAAAGAAACTATTTAACTTCCCAGTTAAATTTCAGTAAATCATTTTCTGAGAATCAAAATCTCTTCCTGGGTGGTCAATATTCCTGGTACGGACAGGATTTACAAACGGAAATTTACAATAGTATTAACCAACAAGAGTACCAGTTTTCAGGTTTAAGAGATCAGGATTTTGGTGTAAAGCGGGGCAGTATGCGGGTTGATTATGAAAATAAAACTAGTTCGATATTTAATATTGCATTAGGAGCCAACCTGGCATTGGCTAAGGCAAATGCATTTACCTATATTAATTCAGAAACAAAAAACTATGGTTATGAAGAATCCATTTATGCTTCTTATGCCGATCTTTCCGGAAACTTTAAAAATTGGGACTATCGCATGGGATTAAGAATAGAGGAAAGCCAAGTGAAGGGAAATTATGAACAAGAACAAAATTTAGTTATAGATCGGAATAACCTCAATTGGTTACCATCAATACAACTTAATTATACTCTGGAAAATGAAAATACGCTGTCTTTAAATTACAAAAGAAGCCTTCAAAGACCCAATTATTCAAATGCCAGTTCAATTAGAGCCTATCTTAATCCATTCCTTGAATTCTCCGGAAACATAAATTTAAGACCAACGTATACTGATGAAGTTTCCCTGAATTACCAATGGAAAAATTTGTCATTTGAGGTGGGTTATTATACTGAAAAAGATCCGGTGTATTATAGCGTTGATTTTAATGAAGAGATGGAGCGTTTAATTATGTCTCCCAATAATTTGGAAGGGGAAAATGGAATGTACCTGGAACTTGCTGCACCTATAACCTATAAATTTCTGACTTCAACAAATACGCTGCTATTGGCATATTCTGAAACAATGGATGCCGCAGGAATTCAGGCATTCGAAGCCAAACCTTTTCTTTATTATTATTCCCATAATGAGTTCGATATAATTCCCAAAACCCAGTTCGCTATAAATTTTTGGGGACAAACCACCCGGTACGAAGGAATTTATAAAAGAAACTCCATGTTTGTTCTCGGAGCATCCTTTTCGAGAACTTTTTTTGAAAAATTGCAAGTGAGTTTAAACTTTAATGATATCTTTCAACAAATGAATTATGGGGAAACCTATCAAATCAATCATATTTATACCAACAGCCTGTTTTTTGCCGACGGGCAGGAAATAGCCATAGGTTTAAAATATTCTTTTGGAAAAAATATAAAAGACGCACCTCTGCAGAAAAATGTAGACGAAGAATTGGATCGAATTAAGTAA
- the ccsA gene encoding cytochrome c biogenesis protein CcsA produces MQNKIASVIFSTRIMAVLFVVFAVAMAFGTFIESWYSIETARVLIYNTWWFEAIMVFFVINFAGNIKRYNLHKREKWSSLLIHLSFVLILVGAFITRYISYEGVMPIREGETTNVMLSQKIFLTTFIDGEIDGEPRRRVLQEPVLFAPETENEYVLNTDYNGQPVTIEVTNFIYGAKEELVPAEDGINHLKIVEAGGGERHDHYLEEGEVQNIHNTLFTLNEPTEGAINISYDENSGKYTINSPFEGDYMRMADQEKGNLIKDSTQNLMLRSLYNIGNIQFVIPEPVVKGKYDIIKTPQKADGQSDALTLKVSSKGESETVTLMGGQGISSDPQKVELAGLEFFLNYGSKDIELPFAIKLNDFIADKYPGTENSYSAFKSKVEIVEEGKENVPYEIYMNHVLDHKGFRFFQASFMPDEKGTILSVNHDFWGTWITYIGYFLLYLGLMLILFDKGSRFGKLKEMLEKVKEKKKMLSTVLIFIFAAGSMFAQVPDDHQHAESAKREVDSIIKSNAISEEHAAKFGRLVIQDAGGRMKPANTYSSELLRKLSKSDSYEGLSSDQVLVSLTQNPMIWYNVPIIYVEKHNDSLHNLLGVDEGEKYLTLSTFFDEMGNYKLSSVLEDAYQAGVPNKFQKDFINTDKKVNLLYRALQGKILRIFPIPEHENNKWVSYPELEDEGVVFKGMDSVYTKQILPLYMTSLSDAAETGDYSKANQFLESIKGFQKKFGEEVMPSQDRINAEITYNKYDIFRNLFWMYMLAGLLMLVFVIFQIFYNNKFIYYLINTSIVVVAILFALHTAGLIARWYISGHAPWSDAYESMIYVAWATMFFGLAFGRKSNLTISSTAFVTSMILMVAHWNWMDPAIANLAPVLDSYWVVIHVPVIVGSYGPFTLAMVLAVVALLLMIMTTEKNKKKMDLNIKEITIITEMAITVGLVMLTIGNFLGGQWANESWGRYWGWDPKETWALISIMVYAFIIHMRLVPGLRSRWFFNLMAVIAYSSIMMTYFGVNFYLAGLHSYATGDKVITPTFVYYSFAGIAILGVLSYWRFNKFYTKK; encoded by the coding sequence ATGCAGAATAAAATAGCGTCTGTCATATTTTCTACACGTATAATGGCAGTCTTGTTTGTGGTCTTTGCAGTGGCCATGGCGTTCGGGACATTTATTGAAAGTTGGTATAGTATTGAAACAGCGAGGGTGTTAATCTACAACACCTGGTGGTTTGAAGCTATTATGGTGTTTTTTGTGATTAATTTCGCCGGAAATATTAAGCGTTACAACCTCCATAAACGCGAAAAATGGTCTTCCCTTTTAATCCACCTATCTTTTGTATTAATCCTGGTTGGCGCGTTTATTACGCGTTATATTAGTTACGAAGGGGTTATGCCTATTCGTGAAGGCGAAACTACCAATGTTATGCTTTCCCAAAAAATTTTTCTCACCACCTTTATTGACGGTGAAATTGATGGCGAACCGCGGCGTAGGGTTTTGCAGGAACCGGTGCTTTTTGCTCCTGAGACTGAAAACGAGTACGTGCTGAACACCGACTATAATGGCCAACCGGTAACTATTGAAGTAACTAATTTTATTTATGGTGCTAAAGAAGAATTAGTACCTGCTGAAGATGGGATAAATCATCTTAAAATTGTTGAAGCAGGAGGCGGGGAGCGCCACGATCACTATTTAGAGGAAGGCGAAGTTCAAAATATTCATAATACTCTTTTCACGCTAAACGAACCTACCGAGGGTGCAATTAATATTTCCTACGATGAAAACAGCGGAAAATACACGATAAATTCTCCTTTTGAAGGAGATTATATGCGCATGGCCGATCAGGAAAAAGGAAATCTTATAAAAGATTCTACTCAAAACCTTATGCTTCGTTCCCTTTATAATATTGGGAATATACAGTTTGTGATTCCAGAACCTGTGGTAAAAGGAAAGTATGATATTATAAAAACACCACAAAAAGCCGATGGGCAGTCAGATGCTTTAACTCTTAAAGTTTCTTCTAAGGGAGAGTCTGAAACCGTAACCTTAATGGGGGGGCAGGGAATTTCAAGCGATCCGCAAAAAGTGGAACTTGCCGGGCTTGAATTCTTTTTAAATTATGGTAGTAAAGATATTGAGCTGCCATTCGCTATTAAATTAAATGATTTTATTGCCGATAAATATCCCGGCACAGAAAATTCTTATTCAGCCTTTAAAAGTAAGGTTGAGATTGTTGAAGAAGGTAAAGAAAATGTGCCTTACGAGATTTATATGAACCACGTTTTAGATCATAAAGGGTTTAGGTTTTTCCAGGCCAGTTTTATGCCTGATGAGAAGGGAACTATTTTATCTGTAAACCACGATTTTTGGGGCACCTGGATCACCTATATAGGTTATTTTCTCCTGTATTTAGGACTGATGCTTATTTTATTTGATAAAGGTTCGCGTTTTGGAAAATTGAAAGAAATGCTCGAAAAAGTAAAGGAAAAAAAGAAAATGTTAAGCACGGTACTTATTTTCATCTTTGCTGCGGGTTCTATGTTTGCTCAGGTTCCCGATGATCATCAACACGCCGAATCGGCGAAGCGAGAGGTTGATTCTATAATTAAAAGCAATGCCATTAGCGAAGAACATGCGGCCAAATTTGGTAGGCTCGTTATCCAGGATGCCGGTGGTAGAATGAAACCCGCCAATACGTATTCTTCGGAATTGCTTAGAAAGTTAAGTAAATCTGATTCTTATGAAGGTTTAAGTTCAGACCAGGTATTGGTTTCACTTACCCAAAACCCGATGATCTGGTATAACGTGCCGATTATTTATGTTGAAAAGCATAACGATAGTTTGCATAATTTACTCGGCGTAGACGAAGGTGAGAAATACTTAACTTTAAGTACTTTTTTTGATGAAATGGGGAATTACAAGCTTTCTTCAGTACTAGAGGATGCTTACCAGGCGGGGGTTCCAAATAAATTTCAGAAAGATTTTATCAATACCGATAAAAAAGTGAACTTGTTGTACAGGGCACTTCAGGGAAAAATACTTAGAATTTTCCCAATCCCGGAGCACGAAAATAATAAATGGGTTTCTTATCCTGAGTTAGAAGATGAAGGAGTGGTTTTTAAAGGAATGGATTCGGTGTATACCAAACAAATTCTTCCTTTATATATGACCTCCCTTTCTGATGCTGCAGAAACCGGGGATTATTCAAAGGCTAATCAGTTTTTAGAAAGTATAAAAGGTTTTCAAAAGAAATTCGGCGAAGAAGTAATGCCTTCTCAAGACCGGATAAATGCCGAAATCACTTATAATAAATATGATATTTTCAGAAATCTTTTCTGGATGTATATGCTTGCCGGGCTTCTTATGCTAGTATTTGTTATTTTTCAAATATTCTATAATAATAAGTTCATTTACTATTTAATAAATACTAGCATAGTAGTAGTAGCAATACTTTTTGCTTTGCATACTGCAGGACTAATTGCTCGCTGGTATATTTCGGGCCACGCGCCGTGGAGTGATGCTTATGAATCTATGATCTATGTGGCTTGGGCTACCATGTTTTTTGGGTTAGCTTTTGGTCGCAAAAGTAATCTTACCATTTCTTCAACTGCTTTTGTGACTTCTATGATATTAATGGTTGCGCATTGGAACTGGATGGATCCTGCGATTGCTAATTTAGCACCAGTATTAGATTCCTATTGGGTTGTTATTCACGTTCCGGTAATTGTAGGTAGTTACGGCCCGTTTACTTTGGCAATGGTTCTCGCAGTAGTGGCTTTATTGTTAATGATCATGACCACCGAGAAGAATAAAAAGAAAATGGACCTCAATATCAAGGAAATCACTATTATTACCGAAATGGCGATAACCGTTGGATTAGTGATGTTAACCATTGGTAACTTCCTTGGTGGCCAGTGGGCTAATGAGAGTTGGGGGCGTTACTGGGGCTGGGATCCTAAAGAAACCTGGGCTTTAATTAGCATTATGGTATATGCTTTCATAATACATATGCGTTTAGTTCCTGGCCTTAGAAGTAGATGGTTTTTCAATCTAATGGCGGTAATAGCCTACTCAAGTATTATGATGACTTACTTTGGAGTTAACTTCTATTTAGCTGGTTTACACTCATACGCAACCGGGGATAAAGTGATTACCCCCACATTTGTTTATTACAGTTTTGCAGGAATAGCAATTTTAGGAGTACTTTCATATTGGCGTTTTAATAAATTTTATACAAAAAAATAA